One genomic segment of Rhodopseudomonas sp. BAL398 includes these proteins:
- a CDS encoding cytochrome c biogenesis CcdA family protein, with the protein MESSVAATSAVFIAGVISFLSPCVLPLVPGYVSYIAGQSMPDSSTSRALAVRVRALALSACFVLGFATIFVILGASATALGQALISYRYELNLIGGLVVIGFGLFATGLLRPFWLQRDFRFDIVLPGGRPVAAYLLGMAFAFGWTPCIGPVLGAILTVSAASATVAEGVKLLAVYSLGLGLPFLLVALFTGGLLAKLKSIGRVGRILQIVAGGIMILMGVAIITGQLSTFSFWLLETFPLLSTIG; encoded by the coding sequence ATGGAAAGTTCGGTTGCTGCGACATCGGCCGTCTTTATCGCGGGCGTCATTTCGTTCTTGTCGCCTTGCGTTCTGCCGCTCGTACCGGGTTACGTGTCATACATTGCCGGGCAGTCGATGCCGGATTCGAGCACGTCACGAGCGCTGGCCGTGCGAGTGCGCGCGCTTGCACTGAGTGCCTGCTTTGTGCTGGGATTCGCGACGATCTTCGTAATCCTGGGTGCGAGTGCGACGGCTCTCGGCCAAGCGCTCATCTCTTATCGCTATGAGCTGAATCTGATCGGCGGGTTGGTCGTGATTGGCTTTGGCCTTTTTGCGACCGGACTGCTGCGTCCTTTCTGGCTTCAGCGTGATTTCAGGTTTGATATTGTGCTTCCGGGCGGCCGCCCGGTCGCCGCCTATCTCCTAGGAATGGCATTCGCGTTTGGCTGGACTCCCTGCATTGGTCCCGTGCTTGGCGCGATCCTCACGGTAAGTGCAGCCTCGGCCACGGTTGCCGAAGGGGTGAAGCTTCTTGCTGTGTATTCGCTCGGGCTTGGTCTGCCATTTTTATTGGTGGCCCTGTTTACGGGCGGACTTTTGGCGAAACTCAAGTCGATCGGCCGTGTCGGGCGGATTCTTCAGATTGTTGCTGGCGGCATCATGATCCTCATGGGCGTGGCGATTATAACCGGCCAGCTTTCGACGTTTTCATTCTGGCTGTTGGAAACCTTTCCGCTGTTGTCCACCATAGGATGA
- a CDS encoding DsbA family protein, with amino-acid sequence MTQRFWTGRRIAWLVLPLVLVSAAAVWLAFDPGFRRQQTANLSTGAPKDEFERRVHDYLMAHPDVIMQSVNQLEAHQRAKDETEVQAIVKSRADEIFRDAATPVSGNVDGDITLVEFFDYNCPYCRQVASVVTKAEESDPKLRVAYKEFPILGPNSIVAAKAALAANKQGKYVAFHRALYEVHGAVDSGKVKEVAAAVGLDMDRLNADMKDPAIEALIAKNFALAQALRINGTPGFVVGDQILRGATDLKTLQTMIRTAREHRQ; translated from the coding sequence ATGACACAAAGATTTTGGACGGGGCGCCGTATCGCTTGGTTGGTTTTGCCGCTTGTTCTGGTGAGTGCGGCCGCTGTATGGCTTGCTTTCGATCCCGGATTCCGCCGACAGCAGACCGCGAATCTCTCGACAGGCGCGCCGAAAGACGAATTTGAACGTCGCGTGCATGACTATCTGATGGCTCACCCTGACGTTATCATGCAGTCCGTCAATCAACTTGAGGCGCATCAACGCGCCAAAGACGAGACCGAAGTTCAGGCGATTGTCAAAAGCCGCGCAGACGAGATTTTTCGTGATGCGGCCACCCCGGTGAGCGGGAATGTAGATGGGGACATCACTCTTGTGGAATTCTTTGACTATAACTGCCCCTATTGTCGCCAAGTCGCGTCAGTCGTGACCAAGGCCGAGGAATCCGATCCAAAACTGCGCGTGGCTTACAAGGAGTTCCCGATTCTGGGGCCAAACTCGATCGTTGCTGCCAAAGCGGCACTCGCGGCCAACAAACAAGGCAAGTATGTTGCGTTCCATAGGGCGCTCTATGAAGTGCACGGCGCGGTTGATTCAGGAAAGGTCAAGGAGGTCGCAGCCGCGGTGGGACTGGATATGGATCGTCTCAACGCCGACATGAAAGACCCTGCAATCGAGGCGTTGATTGCCAAGAACTTTGCATTGGCTCAGGCGCTCCGCATCAACGGCACGCCAGGCTTTGTTGTAGGTGATCAGATTCTGCGCGGTGCGACCGATCTGAAGACCCTACAGACGATGATTCGTACAGCGCGAGAGCATCGGCAATGA
- a CDS encoding cytochrome c oxidase assembly protein, with translation MSDDRAAKVSMMNLTRRRNLRVVVPAIGVIGIMLGVVAYSPMLYRLFCAATGYGGTTQRVDSDMNTISGRVITVRFDSNVAPGLPWRFEPVQREVKVRLGEQQLVSFTAENLTDQAIVGHATFNVTPQTTGIYFNKIQCFCFDEERLNAHQKVDMPVVFFVDPALASDPDTRDVDTITLSYTFFRSVKPENAKDLSRFVASAEPDPVRGQVLFSERCASCHALGANKIGPMLGGVFERKAGSAAGYKYSPALANTGLSWSADNLDRWLTDPRKFIAGVRMPARVVDAASRRDIIAYLEKATRETSARSQSRSVAQGSTDQHRKE, from the coding sequence ATGAGCGACGATCGAGCAGCGAAAGTATCGATGATGAATCTCACGCGACGCAGAAATTTGAGGGTCGTTGTGCCGGCCATTGGCGTCATCGGCATCATGCTTGGCGTCGTTGCATATTCGCCAATGCTTTACCGACTGTTCTGTGCAGCAACCGGCTATGGGGGCACGACGCAAAGGGTTGACTCCGACATGAACACTATCTCAGGTCGTGTCATTACCGTGCGGTTCGATAGCAATGTTGCGCCAGGCCTGCCCTGGCGTTTTGAGCCGGTGCAGCGCGAAGTGAAAGTCCGTCTCGGGGAGCAGCAGCTTGTATCCTTCACAGCCGAAAATCTCACGGATCAGGCTATCGTCGGGCATGCCACGTTTAACGTAACGCCTCAGACTACGGGTATCTACTTCAATAAGATCCAATGTTTCTGCTTTGACGAGGAGCGTCTCAACGCACATCAGAAGGTCGATATGCCCGTCGTCTTCTTCGTCGACCCGGCGTTAGCCAGCGATCCCGATACGCGTGATGTCGATACCATTACGCTGTCATATACGTTCTTTCGCTCTGTCAAGCCGGAGAATGCCAAAGATCTTTCGCGCTTCGTTGCCAGTGCCGAACCTGACCCAGTTCGCGGGCAGGTGCTCTTCAGCGAAAGGTGCGCTTCGTGCCATGCACTTGGCGCCAACAAGATAGGACCGATGCTTGGCGGTGTGTTTGAACGGAAGGCCGGCTCAGCTGCCGGTTATAAGTATTCGCCTGCGCTGGCCAATACCGGTCTTAGCTGGTCCGCTGACAATCTCGATCGCTGGCTGACCGATCCTCGCAAATTCATTGCTGGCGTGAGAATGCCAGCGCGCGTTGTAGATGCGGCGTCCCGGAGAGACATCATTGCCTACCTGGAAAAGGCAACCCGCGAGACGAGTGCCCGATCACAATCGAGATCGGTTGCGCAGGGTTCAACAGATCAGCATCGGAAAGAATGA